The following proteins are co-located in the Spirosoma montaniterrae genome:
- the nhaA gene encoding Na+/H+ antiporter NhaA, which produces MTESPLLRLTKPIVRPFAEFFQREASSGIVLMVSSLVALLLANSDWGIARYFPDLWENTLSLSVNEFRLEKTLSHWINDGLMALFFLIIGLEIKREVLEGELSSMQQAALPLVCAVGGMVVPALLFAAFNVGTPTVDGWGIPMATDIAFALAVVSLLGDRVPLSLRVFLTALAIVDDLGAVLVIAIFYTQDLQLSYLGMAGGIWLGLLLLNYLRVRSLPIYLVLGVVLWYVTLKSGIHATIAGVLLAIAIPFKIPYRRQELVMLVEERLNAVADTVATPGASAREVSEELEALNAQISSPAQRLEHYLHSPVAFVIVPLFAFCNTSLVIDVSTVSQLTEPLAVGIMTGLLLGKSLGITLAAWLAIRLKVASLPADVSWRQLIGVSLLAGIGFTMSIFITLLAFPNSTDMQSVAKLAILVASLLAGGFGYGLLRTANR; this is translated from the coding sequence ATGACTGAAAGCCCATTGCTTCGACTGACAAAACCCATCGTTCGTCCGTTTGCTGAATTTTTTCAGCGCGAAGCGTCGAGTGGTATCGTACTGATGGTTAGCAGCCTTGTTGCGTTGCTGCTGGCCAATAGCGATTGGGGCATTGCCCGGTATTTCCCTGATTTATGGGAAAATACCCTGAGCTTGTCGGTCAACGAGTTCCGGCTTGAAAAAACGCTGTCGCATTGGATCAACGACGGGCTAATGGCCCTGTTTTTCCTTATTATCGGCCTGGAAATCAAGCGCGAAGTGCTGGAGGGCGAACTTTCGTCGATGCAGCAGGCGGCATTGCCGTTGGTGTGCGCTGTAGGAGGCATGGTGGTGCCTGCGTTATTGTTTGCCGCGTTCAACGTCGGAACGCCAACGGTGGATGGTTGGGGCATTCCTATGGCGACCGATATTGCCTTTGCATTAGCCGTTGTGAGCCTGCTGGGCGACCGGGTGCCGCTGTCGCTCCGGGTATTTCTGACGGCCTTAGCCATTGTCGATGACCTCGGAGCCGTGCTGGTTATCGCTATTTTTTACACGCAGGATTTACAGCTTTCCTACCTCGGCATGGCGGGTGGCATCTGGCTTGGGTTACTACTGCTCAATTACCTGCGCGTTCGCAGCTTGCCCATTTATCTGGTGCTGGGCGTGGTGCTGTGGTACGTCACCCTGAAATCGGGTATACATGCAACTATTGCCGGCGTGCTGCTGGCTATAGCCATACCGTTCAAGATTCCATACAGACGCCAGGAGTTGGTGATGCTGGTCGAAGAACGGCTCAACGCGGTAGCCGACACCGTCGCAACGCCCGGCGCGTCGGCCCGTGAAGTGAGCGAAGAACTTGAAGCCCTTAATGCGCAGATTAGTTCGCCCGCGCAACGGCTCGAACACTACCTGCATAGCCCTGTAGCCTTTGTTATCGTTCCTTTATTTGCGTTCTGCAATACCAGTTTGGTTATCGACGTTAGCACAGTAAGTCAGTTGACTGAACCTTTGGCCGTTGGCATCATGACCGGGTTATTGCTGGGTAAATCGCTGGGCATTACGCTGGCGGCCTGGCTGGCAATTCGGCTGAAGGTGGCGAGTTTGCCCGCCGACGTTTCGTGGCGGCAACTTATTGGCGTATCGCTGCTGGCGGGCATCGGCTTTACGATGTCGATCTTTATCACACTGCTGGCCTTTCCTAACAGCACCGATATGCAAAGTGTGGCTAAACTGGCGATCCTGGTAGCGTCGTTGCTGGCGGGTGGCTTTGGGTACGGGCTGTTACGCACGGCCAACCGCTGA
- a CDS encoding SCO family protein, with amino-acid sequence MKKYISVALLTLLWACGPGEKLPYLGEPETVTKVVDGKEVTEPKYPVIPPFQFTNQDGKPVTERDLTGKIYVADFFFATCPTICPVMSRNLKLVWDVYKDAPDVRFVSHTIDPDHDTPAVLKAYANDLGVTGQNWQFLTGDREKIYEIGEKHYLVTAGKDSTAPGGYIHSGAFVLIDKQRHIRGMYDGTKKEDVDKLIADIKILQSEE; translated from the coding sequence ATGAAAAAATATATTTCTGTGGCCCTTCTCACGCTGCTATGGGCGTGTGGGCCGGGCGAAAAACTGCCGTATCTGGGCGAACCCGAAACGGTTACGAAAGTGGTTGATGGAAAAGAGGTTACAGAACCGAAATATCCCGTTATTCCGCCGTTTCAGTTTACCAACCAGGATGGTAAACCCGTGACCGAGCGCGATTTGACTGGCAAAATCTACGTGGCCGACTTCTTTTTTGCTACATGTCCAACTATTTGCCCGGTCATGAGCCGTAACCTGAAACTCGTTTGGGATGTCTACAAAGACGCGCCCGACGTGCGGTTTGTGTCGCACACCATCGACCCCGACCACGACACGCCCGCTGTGCTGAAAGCCTATGCCAACGACCTCGGAGTGACGGGCCAAAACTGGCAGTTCCTGACTGGCGACCGGGAAAAAATCTATGAGATTGGCGAAAAACATTATCTCGTTACGGCGGGTAAAGATTCTACGGCTCCCGGCGGCTATATCCACAGTGGAGCGTTTGTGCTAATCGATAAACAACGCCACATCCGGGGCATGTACGACGGCACTAAAAAAGAGGATGTAGACAAACTGATTGCCGATATTAAAATCTTGCAGTCTGAAGAATAA
- a CDS encoding PepSY-associated TM helix domain-containing protein yields MRTLIHKLHLLIGLSSGVVVLVVALTGCVWAFEEEIRYLTQPDQLFVSAQGSPRVSVSRVIETVKKAEPSVGISQVRLFGDPTRAVQVFTKDKRLLTVNPYTAQLLAKRDQETDWLLINLKLHRTLLLGDVGKKIIYWNAWLFGLMLVSGFVLWLPARLRQLRAALTIKRNAKAAKRTYDLHSVLGFYAVPFLLLIVATGIDMASHGDKKKEKPVVYQKLASAQVIDKAVSSALANDAFETVRVNVPKDSLNPLRVVVMYPTSGLRKESTFSFDPANGTLLEAKPYEKMSFAARFWKSDYELHTGRILGLFGKCLAFVVGLIAASLPVTGFLMWRNRRRKRVVTRKIVRKQAVV; encoded by the coding sequence ATGAGAACGTTGATTCATAAATTGCATTTGCTGATTGGTCTATCGTCGGGCGTGGTTGTGCTGGTTGTGGCTCTAACGGGCTGCGTGTGGGCATTTGAGGAAGAAATTCGCTACCTGACCCAGCCCGATCAGTTGTTTGTGTCGGCACAAGGTAGCCCCCGCGTTTCTGTGAGTCGGGTTATAGAAACAGTGAAGAAGGCTGAACCCTCTGTCGGTATCAGTCAGGTGCGGTTATTTGGCGACCCGACACGGGCTGTTCAGGTCTTCACCAAAGACAAACGGCTGTTGACCGTAAACCCCTATACCGCTCAACTGCTGGCAAAGCGCGATCAGGAAACCGACTGGCTCCTCATCAACCTGAAATTGCACCGGACGCTGCTGCTCGGCGACGTGGGTAAGAAAATCATCTACTGGAATGCCTGGCTCTTCGGCCTGATGCTGGTATCGGGTTTTGTTTTGTGGCTTCCGGCGCGGCTGCGGCAGTTGCGGGCGGCACTGACCATAAAACGGAATGCCAAAGCTGCCAAACGTACCTACGACCTACACTCGGTGCTGGGTTTCTACGCCGTTCCGTTCCTGCTGCTGATCGTGGCAACAGGCATCGACATGGCTTCACATGGTGATAAGAAAAAAGAGAAACCTGTTGTATATCAGAAACTTGCTTCAGCGCAGGTGATTGACAAAGCCGTTTCATCGGCATTAGCCAACGATGCGTTTGAAACGGTGCGGGTTAATGTACCGAAAGACAGTTTAAACCCGTTGCGGGTGGTGGTGATGTATCCAACGTCTGGCCTGCGCAAAGAAAGCACGTTTAGCTTCGACCCGGCCAATGGAACGTTGCTGGAAGCTAAGCCGTATGAGAAAATGAGCTTCGCGGCCCGCTTCTGGAAATCGGATTACGAACTGCACACGGGTCGTATTCTGGGTTTATTCGGCAAATGTTTGGCATTTGTTGTGGGGCTGATAGCCGCCAGCCTGCCCGTTACGGGTTTCCTGATGTGGCGCAACCGCCGAAGAAAAAGGGTTGTTACCAGAAAAATTGTTAGAAAGCAGGCAGTAGTATAA
- a CDS encoding cytochrome-c peroxidase — MHRWKLIGLLASAGLFACVVSCQPNESGGVGPVKPDPSQPVEYKPTPFPWKKPANFPEPIYKFSNNPLTVEGVALGRALFYDDALSANGTVSCAFCHQQSAAFGHTDHALSHGINDKIGTRNVPAVQNAAFYSSFFWDGGVVDLDLLPINPIENPVEMGHNMPALLNALRKGNRYRPLFQAAFGSDSITSARFLKAMSQFMLTMVSANSRYDKYVRKEAGGELTPGELSGLTLFKQKCAGCHAGELFTDQRFRNNGLSRDLNKDEGRSLVTLRPEDKYMFRVPSLRNVDRTPPYMHDGRFWTLDQVLDHYTTNLQDVPELDPLLRQNQTGKPGISLTVTEKQQIIAFLRTLTDTEYISDRRLGPPTF; from the coding sequence ATGCACCGCTGGAAGCTCATCGGACTATTGGCAAGTGCGGGCCTGTTTGCCTGTGTGGTGTCGTGCCAGCCTAATGAATCGGGTGGGGTAGGGCCGGTTAAGCCCGACCCGTCGCAGCCCGTTGAGTATAAGCCCACACCATTTCCGTGGAAAAAACCGGCTAACTTCCCGGAGCCGATCTATAAATTTTCGAATAACCCGCTCACGGTTGAAGGTGTAGCACTGGGCCGGGCGTTGTTTTACGACGACGCGTTATCGGCCAACGGCACCGTTAGCTGTGCATTTTGCCATCAGCAAAGTGCGGCCTTCGGGCATACCGATCATGCACTGAGCCACGGTATTAACGATAAAATCGGCACCCGTAACGTACCCGCAGTACAGAACGCAGCTTTTTACAGTTCATTCTTCTGGGATGGGGGCGTTGTCGATCTCGATTTGCTGCCAATCAATCCTATCGAAAACCCGGTCGAAATGGGTCATAACATGCCCGCTCTACTGAATGCGCTGCGGAAAGGTAATAGATATAGACCTTTGTTTCAGGCTGCCTTCGGTTCGGATTCCATTACATCGGCGCGATTCCTGAAAGCTATGTCGCAGTTCATGCTGACGATGGTGTCGGCCAACAGCCGGTACGATAAGTACGTGCGAAAAGAAGCCGGGGGCGAGTTGACGCCGGGCGAACTGAGCGGCCTGACGTTGTTCAAACAGAAGTGCGCGGGTTGCCACGCGGGTGAGTTGTTTACCGACCAACGCTTTCGGAACAATGGCCTGAGCCGCGACCTCAACAAAGACGAAGGCCGTTCGCTGGTCACGCTTCGACCCGAAGACAAATACATGTTCAGAGTACCGAGTCTGCGGAATGTTGACCGCACTCCGCCCTACATGCACGATGGCCGATTCTGGACGCTCGATCAGGTGCTCGATCACTATACAACAAACCTACAGGACGTTCCCGAACTCGATCCGCTGCTGCGTCAAAACCAAACGGGCAAACCGGGCATTTCGCTCACGGTCACTGAAAAACAACAGATTATCGCCTTTCTCCG
- a CDS encoding MbnP family protein, whose amino-acid sequence MIINNTIRLFVAAVLAMSVLVSCNNDDADAIDPNVKNTVTLEFDNRVGDQKLVLGTTPYKNWAGEDFTVTTFNYFVSNIKLKKDDGTVVAIPNQYFLIRQADAKSQVVQLKDVPSGNYSEVSFAVGVDSVKSLAPITERTGALDVTSYGDDGMYWSWNSGYIFMKFEGVSSVAPVRTDGRRLFQLHVGGFGGGFNGAARTANNLRTVTLPIAQKATVRGNIAPTVHVLVDVKKIFDGPTRISLATTNNVHNPSVATPIAENYKQMFAVDHVHNDNQ is encoded by the coding sequence ATGATTATCAACAATACCATTCGGCTCTTTGTAGCCGCCGTTCTTGCTATGTCGGTACTGGTCTCGTGCAACAATGATGATGCCGACGCCATTGACCCAAACGTAAAGAACACAGTTACGCTGGAGTTCGACAACCGCGTGGGCGATCAGAAGTTAGTTCTCGGCACAACGCCCTATAAAAACTGGGCAGGCGAAGATTTCACCGTCACAACCTTCAATTATTTCGTGAGCAACATCAAGCTCAAAAAAGACGACGGTACGGTGGTTGCCATTCCGAACCAGTATTTCCTGATTCGGCAGGCCGACGCCAAATCGCAGGTTGTGCAACTGAAAGATGTGCCATCGGGCAATTACAGCGAAGTTTCGTTTGCGGTCGGCGTCGATAGCGTGAAAAGCCTGGCCCCAATTACCGAACGGACGGGCGCACTCGACGTGACGAGCTACGGCGATGATGGCATGTACTGGTCATGGAATTCGGGCTACATTTTTATGAAGTTTGAAGGCGTTTCATCAGTAGCACCGGTACGTACAGACGGTCGGCGGCTGTTTCAACTACACGTTGGTGGGTTTGGTGGCGGCTTTAACGGCGCAGCCCGCACCGCTAACAACCTCAGAACGGTTACACTCCCAATTGCGCAGAAAGCCACTGTACGCGGAAACATTGCGCCAACCGTGCATGTACTGGTCGACGTAAAGAAGATTTTCGACGGCCCGACCCGCATCAGTCTGGCAACGACCAACAATGTGCACAATCCGAGCGTTGCCACGCCTATTGCCGAAAATTACAAGCAAATGTTTGCGGTCGATCATGTACACAACGACAATCAGTAA
- a CDS encoding TonB-dependent receptor, whose translation MRQFTGTILFILFSLPALAQTGQISGTTTPFANVSLLKTRLGVQSDASGTFSLSAVPAGNYRLKISAVGFADATQPVTVRAGETTSVAIKLTHSAAYLEEVVVTASRKPENVKEVPSAMTIVGQRQIQEQAAMNPDITNILQYTVPGLAFTTGRTSNTGQTLRGRQVLVMIDGIPQSTPLRNGGRDLRIIDPSAIERIEVIKGATSIYGNGADGGIINYITKKASVDQPFTAQTWAGLSGQIGNADQTMGYRFSQQFTGRTNKIDYVLNGTFERTGLQRDATGVPISPFYNTGQMNSYNVLAKVGYTLTDRQRIEGMYNYYSSRSDLQFVEQLGVYGKTPTIGVPASGEQPGTPQGTPYNHNATLRYSYDRLLGGTSLEVVGYMQRFRTVYGYDAQFFENGGQSNVVSNKKGVRLNLNTPFALGKSLAGEWVYGVDLLNDQTAQKLQDGRFWTPDMNMTNLAPFAQLKLDFFQNLTLKAGARYENIGVVVSDFTTLKTYNATTKKYDGGIAVQGGTLTYQALVGNVGLRYSGSAAFQPFVSFSQAFSINELGRILRTSQRSIVSQLETRPIIVNNYEAGVSGQVGRFVHYDFALYESRSELGASYRTLPSGVFEIVRAPERVWGYEAALDLTPVRFLAVGGSYTYLEGKSDNNNNGDYETYLGGDRISAPKTTVYVRVQPNNRLSLNVNALRAGNRSRFSPAANGTYAYAQGPVMAYTLLNFSGSYQLTRKAGISLGVENLLNTDYYPAISQWAARAADYIKGPGRRAMLTLNYRW comes from the coding sequence ATGCGTCAGTTTACAGGAACAATTCTTTTCATTCTCTTCAGCTTACCCGCTCTGGCCCAAACAGGGCAGATCAGTGGCACCACCACGCCATTTGCTAACGTCTCTTTGTTGAAAACCCGGCTCGGCGTTCAGTCTGATGCGTCGGGTACGTTTAGTTTGTCTGCCGTTCCGGCGGGTAATTATAGACTGAAAATCAGCGCGGTAGGCTTTGCTGATGCCACGCAGCCAGTGACCGTGCGGGCGGGCGAAACTACCTCGGTAGCGATAAAACTGACCCACAGCGCGGCTTATCTGGAAGAGGTTGTCGTTACGGCAAGCCGGAAACCGGAGAATGTAAAAGAAGTACCTTCGGCGATGACCATTGTGGGGCAGCGGCAGATTCAGGAACAGGCCGCTATGAACCCAGACATCACGAATATTCTTCAATATACCGTGCCGGGGCTGGCATTCACCACCGGACGCACCTCCAACACCGGCCAAACCCTGCGCGGTCGGCAAGTGCTGGTGATGATCGATGGTATCCCGCAATCGACACCGCTTCGTAACGGCGGGCGCGACCTGCGTATTATCGACCCGTCGGCCATCGAACGCATCGAAGTTATTAAAGGAGCCACGTCGATTTACGGCAACGGAGCCGACGGCGGTATTATCAATTATATCACAAAGAAAGCGTCGGTCGACCAGCCGTTCACCGCGCAAACGTGGGCAGGGCTGTCGGGGCAGATCGGTAACGCCGACCAAACAATGGGCTACCGGTTCAGTCAGCAGTTTACGGGCCGCACCAACAAAATCGACTATGTGCTGAACGGCACCTTCGAGCGCACGGGCCTGCAACGCGACGCAACGGGTGTCCCGATTTCGCCCTTTTACAACACCGGGCAGATGAATTCGTATAATGTGCTGGCAAAAGTGGGCTATACGCTCACCGACCGGCAGCGCATCGAAGGTATGTACAATTATTATAGCTCACGCTCTGATTTACAGTTTGTTGAGCAGTTGGGTGTGTACGGTAAAACGCCCACCATTGGCGTCCCGGCGTCGGGCGAACAACCCGGCACTCCGCAGGGAACGCCTTATAACCACAACGCTACCCTTCGCTACAGTTATGACCGGCTGCTGGGCGGTACAAGCCTTGAAGTAGTAGGCTACATGCAACGTTTCCGCACCGTGTATGGCTACGACGCGCAGTTCTTCGAGAATGGCGGGCAATCGAACGTTGTCTCGAACAAAAAAGGCGTTCGGCTGAACCTGAACACACCGTTTGCGCTGGGGAAATCGCTGGCGGGCGAGTGGGTGTACGGCGTTGACCTGCTCAACGACCAAACGGCGCAAAAATTACAGGATGGCCGTTTCTGGACGCCCGACATGAACATGACCAATCTGGCTCCGTTCGCACAACTCAAATTAGATTTTTTCCAGAATCTCACACTCAAAGCGGGTGCCCGATACGAAAATATCGGCGTAGTGGTGTCTGATTTTACGACCCTGAAAACGTATAACGCGACGACCAAAAAATACGACGGTGGCATTGCTGTACAGGGCGGTACGCTGACGTATCAGGCGTTGGTCGGCAATGTGGGTCTGCGGTATTCGGGTTCGGCAGCCTTTCAGCCGTTTGTGAGCTTCTCGCAGGCATTTTCGATCAACGAACTTGGTCGGATTCTGCGGACGTCGCAACGGTCGATAGTGTCGCAGTTGGAGACCAGACCAATCATCGTAAATAACTACGAAGCAGGCGTTTCGGGGCAGGTGGGCCGGTTTGTGCATTACGATTTCGCGCTCTACGAAAGCCGCTCTGAACTGGGGGCATCGTACCGGACACTGCCCAGTGGCGTGTTCGAGATTGTGCGGGCACCCGAACGTGTGTGGGGGTATGAAGCCGCTCTTGACCTGACGCCGGTCCGGTTTCTGGCTGTGGGCGGATCGTATACCTATCTCGAAGGCAAATCAGACAATAACAACAACGGCGATTACGAAACCTACCTCGGGGGCGACCGTATTTCGGCTCCGAAAACAACGGTCTACGTGCGTGTTCAGCCCAACAATCGCCTGAGCCTGAACGTGAACGCGTTACGGGCGGGTAACCGCAGCCGGTTCAGTCCGGCAGCCAACGGCACGTATGCTTATGCACAGGGGCCTGTGATGGCCTACACGTTGCTGAATTTCAGCGGGTCGTATCAGTTGACGCGCAAAGCGGGTATTAGTCTGGGCGTTGAAAATCTGCTGAACACCGACTATTACCCGGCCATTTCGCAGTGGGCCGCTCGTGCTGCCGACTATATCAAAGGTCCTGGTCGCAGAGCCATGCTGACGCTAAACTACCGCTGGTAA
- a CDS encoding ferritin yields MKDLMRMRSSVKEAVELVLNQQIQMEMVSSSKYLAMAGWCDRNGFDYSAGFFYNQSEEERKHAMKLFHYLTDQGGTAFSPEVPAVGQEFDSLRSVYEGALEQEISVTDSINRIVAVCRRESDFATEELMRWFVKEQVEEEYIARRALELFDQFPADQIYKLDKALSQITYDGNPFEDGE; encoded by the coding sequence ATGAAAGATTTAATGAGAATGCGCTCGTCGGTCAAAGAAGCCGTTGAACTGGTGCTAAACCAGCAAATTCAGATGGAGATGGTTTCGTCGTCGAAATATTTGGCGATGGCGGGCTGGTGCGACCGTAACGGGTTCGACTATAGCGCGGGCTTCTTCTACAACCAATCGGAAGAGGAGCGGAAACACGCCATGAAACTGTTCCACTACCTGACCGATCAGGGCGGCACGGCTTTCTCGCCCGAAGTGCCCGCCGTTGGGCAGGAGTTCGACTCGCTGCGGTCGGTGTACGAAGGTGCGCTGGAGCAGGAAATTTCTGTCACTGATTCAATCAACCGCATCGTAGCGGTGTGTCGGCGCGAGAGCGACTTCGCAACCGAAGAACTGATGCGCTGGTTCGTAAAAGAGCAGGTGGAAGAAGAGTACATTGCCCGGCGTGCGCTCGAGCTGTTCGATCAGTTCCCTGCCGATCAAATTTATAAACTCGACAAAGCTCTGTCGCAGATTACGTATGATGGCAATCCGTTTGAAGACGGCGAATAA
- a CDS encoding cytochrome-c peroxidase has protein sequence MYTTTISKRWGGVLCLLLMAGCVPKQEAEPERLFAVPANFPQPVYALDKNQITSAGVLLGRTLFNDSNLSRDGSIACSECHQQAYAFTHHQHDLSHGIDNRLGERNSLPLQNLAWSTQFFWDGGVHDLDLTPITAIENPLEMDETTTNVVQKLRNNPKYPPMFKAAFGTDEVSGTRFLQALSQFMLTLVSANSRYDKWVRKEPGGMLTPDEQAGLAVFRTKCSGCHAGELFTDNSFRNNGLYIQGSRDLGRARVTERAEDRYKFKVPSLRNVEKTLPYMHDGRFYSLSAVLDYYAGNVQNTENLDPLLKQNGRLGIALTDVEKQQIIAFLKTLTDEEFLKNPQFN, from the coding sequence ATGTACACAACGACAATCAGTAAACGGTGGGGTGGGGTGCTTTGCCTGCTGCTCATGGCTGGTTGTGTGCCCAAACAGGAAGCCGAGCCGGAACGGTTGTTTGCCGTTCCGGCCAATTTTCCGCAACCCGTGTATGCCCTCGACAAGAACCAGATTACGTCCGCCGGCGTACTGCTGGGCCGCACACTCTTCAACGACAGCAACCTCTCACGCGATGGCAGCATCGCCTGTTCAGAATGCCATCAGCAGGCGTATGCGTTTACGCACCATCAGCACGATTTGAGCCACGGCATTGATAACCGGCTGGGCGAACGCAACTCGCTGCCGCTGCAAAATCTGGCCTGGTCGACGCAGTTTTTCTGGGATGGGGGCGTTCATGACCTCGACCTGACGCCCATAACAGCTATTGAAAACCCGCTGGAGATGGACGAGACGACCACGAACGTGGTGCAAAAACTGCGTAACAATCCAAAATACCCGCCGATGTTTAAAGCTGCTTTTGGCACCGACGAGGTAAGCGGTACGCGCTTTTTACAGGCTCTGTCGCAGTTTATGCTCACGCTGGTATCGGCCAACAGCCGCTACGACAAATGGGTGCGAAAAGAGCCGGGCGGCATGCTCACCCCCGACGAACAAGCCGGGCTGGCAGTGTTTCGGACGAAGTGCAGTGGCTGTCATGCGGGCGAGTTGTTTACCGACAATTCGTTTCGCAATAACGGGCTGTACATTCAGGGAAGTCGCGACCTAGGCCGCGCCCGCGTGACTGAACGGGCCGAAGACCGCTATAAATTTAAGGTGCCGAGTTTGCGGAATGTCGAGAAAACGCTGCCATACATGCACGATGGCCGGTTTTATTCGCTCAGTGCCGTGCTCGATTACTACGCCGGGAACGTGCAGAACACCGAAAATCTCGACCCGCTCCTGAAACAAAACGGGCGACTGGGCATCGCGCTGACCGATGTGGAAAAGCAACAAATCATCGCTTTCCTGAAGACGCTGACGGATGAGGAGTTTTTGAAAAACCCACAATTTAATTAG
- a CDS encoding MbnP family protein: MRTTAITSLLLVATLTGGFMACKSDNPASATSGPVSFVFDNVVGNQDLKLATGVYQNGAGESFTPTAFNYFVSNITLTRADGSQYVVPQDSSYFLIKEDVPATQRITLRNVPFGDYKAMSFVLGVDSLRSTMDISRRTGVLDPAGDHTSASGMYWSWNSGYIFLKLEGTSPSAPVNATGNRNFRYHIGFFGGYSTRTINNLKTIRIPFGSDVATIAPGRVPVVTLQADVLKVFDGVKRMSINANSEIMVSLLSADVANNYAQMMTYKRITTATN, encoded by the coding sequence ATGCGTACAACCGCTATCACATCTCTGCTTCTTGTCGCGACGCTAACGGGGGGCTTTATGGCCTGTAAATCCGATAATCCGGCTTCGGCAACGAGCGGTCCTGTCTCGTTTGTGTTTGACAACGTGGTTGGTAATCAGGATTTAAAGCTCGCCACAGGCGTGTATCAGAACGGAGCTGGCGAATCGTTTACGCCAACGGCATTCAACTACTTCGTTAGCAATATCACGCTGACGCGGGCCGATGGTAGTCAGTATGTGGTACCGCAGGACAGTAGCTACTTTCTGATTAAAGAAGACGTTCCGGCCACGCAGCGTATCACGCTCCGCAACGTGCCGTTTGGCGATTATAAAGCCATGTCGTTTGTGCTCGGCGTCGATAGCCTGCGGAGTACGATGGACATCAGCCGCCGAACGGGCGTTCTCGACCCGGCAGGCGACCATACGAGCGCGAGCGGTATGTACTGGTCGTGGAATTCGGGGTATATTTTTCTGAAACTTGAGGGAACGTCGCCAAGTGCGCCCGTCAACGCAACGGGTAACCGCAACTTCCGGTATCACATCGGCTTCTTCGGTGGTTATAGCACCCGTACTATCAATAACCTGAAAACTATTCGCATACCCTTTGGTAGTGACGTAGCCACGATTGCTCCCGGTCGTGTGCCTGTTGTAACGCTGCAAGCCGACGTGCTGAAGGTTTTCGATGGGGTTAAACGGATGAGTATCAACGCTAATTCCGAAATTATGGTGTCGCTGCTGTCGGCTGATGTTGCCAACAACTACGCGCAGATGATGACCTACAAACGTATCACTACCGCAACAAATTAA